A genome region from Bemisia tabaci chromosome 3, PGI_BMITA_v3 includes the following:
- the LOC109032240 gene encoding uncharacterized protein has translation MRTSLAGIWPEGVVFAAVIFASTAANCPSFREFFSKCKKDSPSFDGCLVNQLNRVKHCYSHGDTSLGIPSFDPIRYGDAIGEPVTTTMRYGNLFDCKLILPNLTEWAWSNSTYTKVKTDFKRKMVQIYQTVPLKHVKSDVIGSGEILGVPFFHRKGEAVLDMIGVKQKFTIQMQPNGQLKVNLAILSFNDMALASRGLLHDEFVEKVINNLMRRFWRLGYPFFQGFAYEISDKAKTMLFNQLFKQIDWESLFGQSFPGAPSHIRR, from the exons ATGAGGACCTCTTTAGCAGGAATCTGGCCGGAGGGTGTGGTTTTTGCAGCAGTAATTTTTGCCTCCACAGCGGCGAACTGCCCTTCTTTCA GAgaattcttttcaaaatgtaagAAGGATTCACCTTCCTTCGATGGATGCTTGGTAAACCAATTGAACAGAGTGAAGCACTGTTATTCTCACG GTGATACCTCATTGGGGATTCCATCTTTTGATCCAATCAGATATGGTGACGCGATTGGGGAACCGGTGACAACAACCATGCGCTACGGCAATTTATTCGATTGCAAACTCATActtccaaatttaactgaatgGGCGTGGTCCAATTCGACTTACACTAAAGTCAA GACCGACTTCAAACGTAAAATGGTGCAAATTTACCAGACCGTACCGCTGAAGCATGTGAAATCCGATGTTATTGGCAGTGGTGAGATCTTGGGCGTCCCTTTCTTCCACAGGAAGGGAGAAGCTGTTCTCGATATGA TTGGAGtgaagcaaaagttcacgatCCAGATGCAACCAAACGGGCAACTTAAGGTGAATTTGGCCATTCTTAGTTTCAACGATATGGCTTTGGCATCTCGAGGTCTCCTTCACGACGAATTCGTAG AAAAAGTAATCAACAATTTGATGAGACGCTTTTGGAGACTAGGATATCCTTTCTTCCAAGGCTTCGCGTATGAAATATCAGACAAAGCCAAGACCATGCTGTTCAATCAACTCTTCAAACAAATAGATTGGGAATCCCTATTCGGACAGTCATTTCCAGGGGCTCCTTCTCATATCAGGCGATAG